Proteins encoded in a region of the Fundulus heteroclitus isolate FHET01 chromosome 2, MU-UCD_Fhet_4.1, whole genome shotgun sequence genome:
- the si:ch211-106e7.2 gene encoding uncharacterized protein si:ch211-106e7.2: MHSISLMKAQTGQAGPHPQPSQVAAHLSQGSSGAYPANTTQQYMTGNSGFQLSQNANLASKNGANASAQMANWKNSDTYHMASHYKDQCLLKLLQPQYSSIHLQNENLPGSTTCASKSAPMQNSHQYLANQGLHSGAVTNSTYTNSYGKQNTLVLCKQLVSFNGAQTNWNTDALHLQQSRAQQAMQPTANPGMTRTIPSYNPAPSLPREQLVNTLSAAVCIGQTQAAPTQNYRQSFSQCGYSQNVPQSYGMATSQSSRNNSVATHGTFSNPQVKYASNIDQVNQHPSAQCNPSYNKFGDSRNIQSLNQYVNNRFRLKKAQHPLNHEAASGKMVRQNMHPESTSQASNPNRPPPYESHQYSMSRMSNPNIQAANILRSESYSLNASQSLLPHYGQHFTQGAMSRAQQAVNAPFQENMLPNDLSITTAVNRDGRGQVVPSNETLSERCPVKSQSNVAQGCERVLSQRNDTQAIAVSHLNSNGMPSPFKQNDSVSSMSGHTGIRAIAVVPPLSQEECHSPVSSEPCKSVNDAEEILLDEVIDSDNTCSREESNQSQMNTEKNTSIDETISDLEPENLAQTSKLDTHTSVVKSVQEVPGSQTDSVKQTEEAASQSPPFNELSLVPTKSWTTEALTKFVLEMEKAQPKPKDTSKHSSTIKILITLWSKNIAALIQGYNDSLQTDFLSDVENFCNTHIKEGTVVLTQVSPDFKDQLKRYNIIKDGEVYSEPPYKSLWLNVNDQLDDIDKEFGFPFALKRHLFVDITESQGHDFQTFENVPANEAVNKVLSPTESVKMIQENATPLNPPSSQHESPGKSSCDSKYSFKIKVLPPEEAKVIYEQMQHKQYSNDCEKETVVSDSGKQDVDIDSTLNKPKVKKSSVDQLEEICCLVRFIEMNSGLGKPSSHCQCKVKQNANKDTIETLKPHPDHLPVDQEDVNDQTVNPSDDKCNINVNQIIDLTDDGDDQLFSYFDKESEPTLQMTTCNQSNTFGISDHMEEDSSPILSSTKEMHHLVIKKRESEWEHVQEEPLSIETGAQEMLQSSDSACSAQLTKCDPSNSTLTKEPILLSNQEENCNQTLVTSRDQAESPSENKIQVSNPINQTYLSLHGNQRRNGMKKRRQSNLDHYFPSLKKPKKSRPPRASDPDHTSEPLHSASEDKTVELALFGAGQQESSSTTEKGKCLDSSHIGMSYEKHRPPGVLSVKLASSGRDISTADPTKDYSVKQLVYEKWRRSIPTMIGSVPFRHKRKLRRQTSLPILMSSGSTQEKKQTMSPELRHSISRQYTPNIKKNRALYEHHRCKETLKRSYSVSIEQPEHLQEGAAQNETSDGKQVHDGIVLKFSILPNTFNFTDGSSGMKEAAEPVSDKLEPIKKQKFSDKAAVKQKGTWYPSEAKLYEPLHASKNAGLFHEYQKKYKEKTGTLSVE; encoded by the exons ATGCATTCCATTTCTTTGATGAAGGCACAGACTGGTCAGGCCGGACCACACCCTCAACCCTCACAAGTTGCTGCTCATCTGTCCCAAGGTTCATCAGGAGCTTACCCTGCAAACACCACGCAACAGTATATGACAGGAAACTCTGGATTCCAACTGTCACAGAATGCTAATTTGGCCTCAAAGAATGGAGCAAATGCTAGTGCACAGATGGCAAACTGGAAGAACTCTGATACTTATCATATGGCTTCACATTATAAGGATCAATGCCTGCTCAAATTGCTCCAGCCGCAGTATTCATCAATCCATTTGCAAAATGAAAACCTTCCTGGATCGACCACCTGCGCATCGAAGTCAGCACCGATGCAAAATTCTCATCAGTATCTAGCAAACCAGGGTCTGCATAGCGGTGCCGTCACAAACTCTACCTACACAAACTCTTACGGCAAACAAAACACGTTGGTGCTCTGCAAACAGCTGGTTTCCTTTAATGGGGCTCAGACAAACTGGAATACAGATGCTTTACATCTTCAGCAGAGCAGGGCCCAGCAGGCCATGCAACCAACGGCAAATCCAGGCATGACCAGAACTATTCCATCATATAATCCTGCTCCTTCACTTCCTCGTGAGCAGTTGGTCAACACACTATCTGCAGCTGTTTGTATTGGTCAGACTCAGGCAGCTCCTACCCAGAATTACAGACAAAGTTTCTCTCAGTGTGGATACTCTCAGAACGTCCCCCAAAGCTATGGAATGGCAACATCTCAGTCATCTAGAAACAACAGTGTTGCTACTCATGGCACATTTTCAAATCCACAAGTTAAATATGCTTCTAACATAGACCAAGTTaatcagcatccttcagctcaATGCAACCCTTCCTATAACAAGTTTGGGGATTCCAGGAACATTCAATCATTGAACCAGTATGTAAATAACCGTTTTCGTTTAAAAAAAGCTCAGCATCCTTTAAACCATGAGGCTGCATCTGGGAAAATGGTACGGCAAAATATGCATCCAGAAAGTACAAGTCAAGCAAGCAACCCCAATCGCCCTCCTCCTTATGAAAGCCACCAGTATAGTATGTCCAGAATGTCTAATCCAAACATACAAGCTGCTAACATACTTCGCTCTGAAAGTTACAGCTTGAATGCTAGCCAGTCTTTACTACCCCATTATGGACAGCATTTTACTCAAGGGGCTATGTCAAGGGCACAGCAAGCTGTAAATGCACCATTtcaagaaaacatgttaccAAATGACTTAAGCATTACCACAGCAGTGAATAGGGATGGAAGGGGACAGGTTGTTCCCAGTAATGAAACTTTGTCCGAAAGATGTCCAGTTAAATCACAAAGTAATGTGGCACAAGGATGTGAGAGAGTGTTGTCACAGAGAAATGACACTCAAGCCATTGCAGTCAGCCATTTAAATAGTAATGGAATGCCTTCACCATTCAAGCAAAATGACAGTGTTTCATCCATGTCTGGTCACACAGGCATAAGAGCTATTGCAGTTGTGCCCCCATTGTCGCAAGAAGagtgtcactcccctgtcagctCTGAACCTTGTAAATCTGTCAACGATGCAGAAGAAATTTTACTTGATGAGGTTATAGACAGTGACAATACATGTTCAAGAGAGGAATCTAATCAGAGTCAAATGaatactgaaaaaaacacatccattGATGAAACTATTTCGGACTTGGAGCCTGAAAACTTGGCTCAAACATCAAAGTTGGATACTCATACATCAGTTGTTAAAAGCGTACAAGAAGTCCCAGGAAGTCAAACCGATTCTGTTAAACAAACTGAAGAGGCTGCCTCTCAATCACCACCTTTTAATGAGCTTTCTCTGGTCCCAACAAAATCTTGGACCACTGAAGCGCTGACCAAATTTGTATTGGAGATGGAGAAAGCTCAACCCAAGCCAAAAGACACATCAAAGCATTCAAGTACTATCAAAATACTAATAACATTGTGGAGTAAAAACATTGCAGCACTGATTCAGGGCTATAACGACTCTTTACAAACGGATTTTCTTTCTGATGTAGAAAACTTCTGCAACACACACATCAAGGAGGGCACTGTTGTACTGACACAAGTTAGTCCCGACTTTAAGGACCAACTCAAGCGGTACAATATCATTAAAGATGGTGAGGTCTACTCAGAGCCTCCTTATAAATCTCTATGGTTGAATGTCAATGATCAGCTCGATGATATAGATAAAGAGTTTGGCTTCCCCTTTGCTTTGAAGCGGCATCTTTTTGTGGACATAACTGAAAGCCAGGGACACGACTTTCAGACTTTTGAAAATGTTCCTGCGAATGAGGCAGTAAACAAAGTCCTGTCTCCAACTGAATCAGTTAAAATGATTCAAGAAAACGCAACCCCTCTGAACCCACCTTCTTCCCAACATGAGTCACCAGGGAAAAGTTCCTGCGACTCGAAGTACTCGTTTAAAATCAAGGTTTTACCTCCAGAGGAAGCAAAAGTCATCTATGAGCAAATGCAGCATAAGCAATATAGCAATGATTGTGAGAAAGAGACTGTTGTGAGTGACTCTGGGAAGCAAGATGTAGATATAGATTCAACGTTAAATAAACCCAAAGTGAAGAAGTCTTCAGTCGATCAGCTGGAAGAGATTTGCTGCCTTGTAAGGTTTATAGAAATGAATTCAGGATTAGGCAAACCTTCTTCCCATTGCCAATGCAAAGtcaaacaaaatgcaaataaagacaCCATAGAGACACTTAAGCCACACCCTGACCATCTTCCAGTTGACCAGGAGGATGTTAATGATCAAACAGTCAATCCAAGTGATGATAAATGTAACATTAACGTTAATCAGATCATTGATTTGACTGATGATGGCGACGACCAACTATTTTCGTATTTTGATAAAGAGTCCGAGCCCACTCTACAGATGACTACATGTAACCAGTCTAATACCTTCGGGATAAGTGACCATATGGAGGAAGATTCTTCTCCTATATTATCCTCTACTAAAGAGATGCATCATCTTGTCATCAAGAAGAGAGAATCTGAGTGGGAGCATGTACAAGAGGAGCCGTTATCAATAGAAACAGGAGCACAGGAGATGCTGCAGTCGAGCGATTCAGCGTGTTCTGCCCAGCTAACAAAATGTGATCCTTCCAACAGCACGCTAACGAAAGAGCCAATTTTGCTGTCCAACCAGGAAGAAAACTGTAATCAAACTCTTGTGACATCTCGTGACCAGGCTGAGTCGCCttcagaaaacaaaatccaagTTAGTAACCCTATTAATCAGACATATTTAAGCCTCCATGGTAATCAAAGAAGAAATGGGATGAAAAAAAGGAGACAAAGCAATTTGGACCATTATTTCCCATCCCTAAAGAAACCTAAGAAAAGCAGACCACCACGTGCCTCAGACCCAGATCACACCTCTGAACCCCTTCATTCAGCCTCTGAAGATAAAACTGTAGAATTAGCATTGTTTGGAGCTGGGCAACAAGAATCAAGTTCTACAACTGAAAAAGGAAAGTGTTTGGATTCTTCTCATATAGGTATGTCTTATGAAAAACACAGACCTCCTGGAGTTTTGTCTGTGAAATTGGCCTCTTCAGGAAGGGACATCTCTACAGCCGATCCCACAAAGGACTACTCAGTGAAACAGTTGGTCTATGAAAAATGGAGGAGAAGCATTCCAACAATGATTGGTTCAGTTCCTTTTCGGCACAAAAGAAAACTGAGAAGACAAACCAGTTTACCCATTTTAATGTCTTCTGGGAGCACACAGGAGAAGAAGCAGACAATGTCCCCTGAGCTGCGACACTCCATAAGTAGACAGTACACCCCGAATATTAAGAAGAATAGGGCCCTCTATGAACACCATAGATGCAAAGAGACACTGAAGAGGAGTTACAGTGTCTCCATTGAGCAACCTGAACATTTGCAGGAAGGTGCGGCGCAAAATGAAACCAGTGATGGAAAGCAGGTCCATGACGGTATTGTCTTGAAGTTCAGCATCCTGCCAAATACCTTCAACTTCACGGACGGGTCTTCTGGAATGAAGGAGGCAGCTGAACCTGTATCAG acaagttggaaccaataaaaaaacagaaattttctGACAAAGCTGCAGTAaagcaaaaag GAACTTGGTATCCAAGTGAAGCAAAGCTGTATGAGCCTCTACATGCCTCCAAGAATGCCGGCCTCTTCCACGAGTATCAAAAGAAATACAAGGAGAAGACTGGCACATTATCGGTTGAATGA